The DNA region ACTATAGTTATCTATTACATTCTTCTCTATATCTTCAAATATACTTTCTATATATACATATACTTCTTTATTGTCCTTAAATCTTTCAGCATATTCTTCTTTTTTGCTCTTTAATTTAATTTCAAAATAATCTCTAAATATACTTTTTATTTTTTCGATTTCTACATCTTCAATAATTTTAAGCTCATCTAATATATTTTTAGATTCAACTCTAAGCTTTTTTATTTTAGTTAATATATTATCTTTTTCTAAGGCACTAAGCCCGTCATAGTCACTTTCTGTCATAAGTTCATTTTCTTTCTTTGGTATAAAGCTAAAACCTTCATTAGTAGTTTTAATTTCAAAGCCCTCATTATGACTAGTTTCAATCAGATTATCTATGAGTTCATTTTTCTTTTTCTGAATACTGTCTATTATTACCTCTTTTTCTTTATCATTACTACTATTATTATAAAAATTATATATAAAATCTGTATACAATTTCTTGATTTCCTCAACAGTTTCCTTAAGAAAATTTCCCTTTCCATGGTCAATAATAATAGCTTTAGGTGCTTTTTCATCCTTACTAACCACATAACAAATATCCTTAGGATTAATTTTGTTTACATATAGTTTTTTTATATATTGTATAATATCCTCTAATTTCTCTTTTGTAAAATCATCAACAATATAAATATTATATCCAGATTTATCAATATCAATTACCTGAGTTAACTTGCTATATATATCTTCATATTGAGGCATGATACTATTATTAAACTCATCACTATTGACTATATCTATATTATATATTATCTCTCCAGGAGTTAATTCTCTCTTCATACTACTCCCCTTTCATTATTTATAAACAAATCTTCAACTGTTTAATAATTAATTTTTAAAATATAATTTTCAATTTAACTGAAATTTTACTCATTTTAAATTTTAAGATTTTTTATTTAGTGTCCTTTACAAAAATTATACTAATACACTTCTTCCAATAAAATAGGTTTATCAGCTACCTGTTGCTTACAAATTCCATACTATATTAATATTCTTCTTATTAATATTTAGGAACATTTTTATCAAAAAATTAAAAAACCCAGTGGCATAATTATACTCCTGGGTTTTTTTAATTAAAATTGTAATATAATTACATTTATGTAACTAATCACATCCCTGGAATGTAATTAGTTACAATTCATATGAACACTAATATTTACACCACGAGTGTAAATATTTTCATCTCATTTCAACACTCCACCACTGTGGTGCTATATCTCTCCTGGAATTATCTTATATACATATGTACTTTCATAGATAAAAGGATTATCGTGAACAAAGAAAACCAATCCATTTACAGGTGCAAAAAATTCTTCCTTAACTGACCCATCATAGGGATCAAGAACTCTACCTAGTAATTCACCATAAATTACATGATGTCCAGCTCTCTTTACCCTCTGTAAAATTCCAGCTTTTGTTGAAATCACAGAGGAAACATCTTTAGAAGTAATCACTTGAGAAACAAAACCCTCTTCTATATAGCAATTACATATACCCATTTTCGTTAAAAATCGAATTACAGAACGAATTGCCATTTCTGCAGCAGGCTCATCAATTTCTGTAGTTTTACCTGCATAGAGTGAAAAAGCCGAAGTATTCCACAATTGCCAGTTATAATTTAAAGTTGTAGTGTCATAGGGCCTACTTTCACGGATATACACATAAGGCAGCCCAAATTCACGGCCAAGCTCTGGCCTTTCATAACCTGTATGCATCATTCTAATATGTGGCACAAATTCACCAGGCATATAATAACTTGGAAATTGTATGCCATAGGTATAGTTTTTAACATTATCAAATACATTATAGGCAATTCTTTGTGTAGTTTCCCCTAAACCATATCCTGGGAACATCCTGTTAATATCTGTGTTGTCTAAAGACCAAAATCTTTTATTAGTGTTCATGGAATAATTATTTACAGTTGGAATTATTAGTATCTGTTTGTTTGGAACTATCTTTCCACACCTTTCCAACTTTTTTAGAACCGCCACAAGTTGAGAACATACATATATTTGTTGTGCTTCATTTCCACGGGTAGCACCTACAATGGCACAAGCCTTTTCTGATGTGTTATTTTCATAATCTCCAAATTTAAATGCTGAAATTCTCATAGTATCCCTATAAGGAGATTCCAATTTAAATATTATTTCCCTTTTCATTTGCTGCAGTCTCCTCTCCAATCAATCTAGCTACAAGAGACCCCGTATAGACTATTGGATATTCTCTTAAAGTAAATACCATTCCATTGCAGGGAGCAATAATCTGTTCCTTTATCCTTCCCTCCAGCGGATCCAATATATCTCCTATTTTATCTCCTTTGTTTACAGTAGTACAATGATCTATTGATGGAACAAAAATACCTGACTCAGCTGAATTTATAAAAAATACTTCATGCTTCATAGAATTAATAGCCTTGTGTGATTTAGAAGTATTCTCAATATCTCCTGACCATATGCTTAACTCTTTCATTACATTAAAAATACCGGTTAAAAATTGATCACCATATTCTTTTGTTATACGCATACCTACACCCATTTCTACTACAATGCATGGAGTTCCAATAACATTAAGAGAATGACAAAGGGTAGATTCCAGTACTGTTGCAGCTGGATGAATCCAAAGAAAATCCAAATTTAAAAGACTCGCAAGTGGCAGTAAATTCTCAACCATATTCTCATTAATTCTAGCTTGAGGAATCTCACGAAGAAAAATATTACTTGCATGAATGTCTATGACAAGATCTGCATCTTTAAGGCTCTGCACTATGTTGTGAGCAACTTTTCTAACTATAGACCCTTCATCACTTCCTGGAAATATACGATTCATATCAAGATCAAAGTTTGGAATTCCCCTAGAGATAGAATCTATTCCCAGTGGATTTAAAGCCGGGTAAATATCTACTATGCCTTTGATATATTGTGGATTTTCTTGAAGTTTTCTTGAAAGTTCATAGCATATATACTGACCTTCCAATTCATCCCCATGAGTTCCTGTAACAATACAAATTCTAGGTAATACCTTTGAATTTGTTTTATTAGTATCTTGTGGAGTATAACGACATCGTTTAATTTCAAGTACCTCGTCTACAGGAAGCCGCATAGAGGAAATTGTTTCTACCTTCTTACTCATTAATTCACCAACTTTACTCATTAAGTTCACTAACTCTAACTGATATTTGTATATTCTGTTTAACATCTTTGTCCCTAGAAATAAAACATCCTCTCTCTACAGTGCAATCAGAGGAATCACGGCCATTTGAAATCTTTATATAACCATATTCAATACTCCTGTCATTTGTAGGATCAATTCCATACCAGGTACCTTGGTCATAATACTCAACCCAAGCATGTGTTTCTCCTTCTCCCTCCATTAAACCAGCACAATAGCGAGCTGGAATTTTAAAATTTCGTAAAATTGCAATGGTTATATGTGCATAATCCTGACATACGCCCTCGCCCTGATTAAAGGCCTCTGCTGCAGTAGTTTCAGTATTTGTAGAGCCAGATACGTATTTCATTTTATTATAGACAGCATGACTTACTAAAACAGCTTGCTGCTTCAAACTCTCAACATTTGGAATACTGGCTGCAAAATCCTCCATTGATCTAGTGATACTTGTCATTGCAGTTTCATATAGAAATATTCTATCAAGTATTTCAGCAGATTTATATTTACTAATCAAAGCTTTTCCAAAAACTTCGTACTCAAATACTTCATGTTTAGAATTAATACTTCCTAATAGAGTTCTATTATC from Clostridium pasteurianum BC1 includes:
- a CDS encoding M14 family metallopeptidase, which gives rise to MKREIIFKLESPYRDTMRISAFKFGDYENNTSEKACAIVGATRGNEAQQIYVCSQLVAVLKKLERCGKIVPNKQILIIPTVNNYSMNTNKRFWSLDNTDINRMFPGYGLGETTQRIAYNVFDNVKNYTYGIQFPSYYMPGEFVPHIRMMHTGYERPELGREFGLPYVYIRESRPYDTTTLNYNWQLWNTSAFSLYAGKTTEIDEPAAEMAIRSVIRFLTKMGICNCYIEEGFVSQVITSKDVSSVISTKAGILQRVKRAGHHVIYGELLGRVLDPYDGSVKEEFFAPVNGLVFFVHDNPFIYESTYVYKIIPGEI
- a CDS encoding M14 family metallopeptidase codes for the protein MSKKVETISSMRLPVDEVLEIKRCRYTPQDTNKTNSKVLPRICIVTGTHGDELEGQYICYELSRKLQENPQYIKGIVDIYPALNPLGIDSISRGIPNFDLDMNRIFPGSDEGSIVRKVAHNIVQSLKDADLVIDIHASNIFLREIPQARINENMVENLLPLASLLNLDFLWIHPAATVLESTLCHSLNVIGTPCIVVEMGVGMRITKEYGDQFLTGIFNVMKELSIWSGDIENTSKSHKAINSMKHEVFFINSAESGIFVPSIDHCTTVNKGDKIGDILDPLEGRIKEQIIAPCNGMVFTLREYPIVYTGSLVARLIGEETAANEKGNNI
- a CDS encoding transglutaminase-like domain-containing protein, coding for MKRYEFSFVTRLKFEDAITNQHFMLRCLPGNYQFQKIYDEKISIFPEVPIIFSKDSFDNRTLLGSINSKHEVFEYEVFGKALISKYKSAEILDRIFLYETAMTSITRSMEDFAASIPNVESLKQQAVLVSHAVYNKMKYVSGSTNTETTAAEAFNQGEGVCQDYAHITIAILRNFKIPARYCAGLMEGEGETHAWVEYYDQGTWYGIDPTNDRSIEYGYIKISNGRDSSDCTVERGCFISRDKDVKQNIQISVRVSELNE